Proteins encoded together in one Marispirochaeta sp. window:
- a CDS encoding ABC transporter ATP-binding protein, with amino-acid sequence MNTLVLKNVFKRYESRKKLFKNIKENPFAVNDFSLECREGEFVGILGPSGCGKSTTLRMVAGLEDITDGDILIGDTRINDLHPKDREIGLAFEDYALYPPLTVYDNIAFNLRAKKVDEKTIKSEIGKIAPMLKVDDLLLHKPAGLSGGQKQRVNIARAIVRKPKLLLLDEPLSHLDGKMRQVLRTEIKRLHKEIACTTIIVTHDQLEAMSLSDRIAIMLDGRLQQFGTPKEIYDDPANEFVAGFIGEPPMNLVKVGIQKNGNVYLFSFPGSDLTIPVPGRYYPLVSDGIKVRLGIRPTDIRIDDKDSPGSFTRITVSESLGEEHRLHFRIGEEYLTMITSDKIRYTAGDVVKLNILSEKTHLFDLETGDKIRTDK; translated from the coding sequence GTGAATACCCTTGTACTTAAGAATGTTTTCAAGCGCTATGAGTCCAGGAAAAAGCTGTTTAAAAATATAAAGGAAAACCCCTTCGCGGTTAACGATTTCAGTCTGGAATGCAGGGAAGGGGAGTTTGTCGGGATTCTGGGTCCTTCCGGCTGCGGTAAATCCACCACTTTGCGTATGGTCGCTGGTCTTGAGGATATAACCGATGGCGACATTTTGATCGGCGATACCCGTATTAATGACTTACATCCCAAAGATCGGGAAATCGGTCTTGCCTTTGAAGACTATGCCCTTTATCCGCCTCTTACTGTCTACGATAATATCGCTTTTAACCTCCGTGCAAAGAAAGTGGATGAGAAGACGATAAAAAGCGAAATCGGCAAGATAGCACCGATGCTGAAGGTGGATGATCTTTTACTCCATAAACCGGCCGGCCTTTCCGGCGGCCAGAAACAGCGGGTGAATATCGCACGGGCTATCGTGCGTAAGCCTAAGCTTCTTTTGCTGGACGAACCGCTTTCTCATCTGGATGGAAAAATGCGGCAGGTCTTAAGGACGGAGATCAAGCGTCTTCATAAAGAGATTGCCTGTACCACTATCATCGTTACCCATGACCAGCTGGAAGCTATGTCGCTCTCAGACCGAATTGCAATCATGCTGGACGGCAGGCTGCAGCAGTTCGGTACGCCAAAGGAGATCTATGATGATCCAGCGAACGAGTTTGTCGCAGGTTTTATAGGTGAGCCGCCAATGAACCTGGTTAAAGTTGGAATCCAGAAGAATGGCAATGTGTATTTGTTCTCCTTTCCCGGCAGCGATCTGACCATTCCTGTCCCGGGCCGTTACTATCCGCTTGTTTCTGACGGCATTAAAGTCCGTCTTGGAATACGGCCAACGGATATCCGGATTGATGACAAGGATAGTCCCGGTTCCTTTACCCGGATAACAGTGTCGGAAAGTCTTGGAGAGGAGCACCGTCTTCATTTCCGGATCGGCGAGGAATATTTAACAATGATTACATCGGATAAAATCAGATACACAGCCGGTGATGTGGTCAAACTCAACATTCTGTCCGAGAAAACCCACCTGTTCGATCTTGAAACGGGTGACAAAATACGAACGGATAAATAA
- a CDS encoding alcohol dehydrogenase catalytic domain-containing protein: MIQKTMKAVVAHAPGDYRLEDVAVPRPSEGEILVKVEACGVCAGDVKAEHGASRFLGGDGTPPYIKAPVIPGHEFLGEIVEIGAGVKGRFAIGDRVISEQIVPCWECKFCKTGRHWMCEKHDVYGFQNNVNGGMAEYMLFPKEALVYKVPKEIPMEKAILIEPFACSKHAVDRGNIGNEDVVVLSGAGTLGLGMVGAIALKNPKTLVVLDLKDDRLDLAKKFGADIVLNPSKVDVIKKIRDMTDGYGCDVYIEATGHPASVQQGLEAIRKMGTFVEFSVFGQLTTVDWSIISDTKELDLFGAHLSPFCYEPVIEWIGNGKLPTEGVVTHKLPLSEYKKAFELAGKGEGSLKVVLVP; this comes from the coding sequence ATGATTCAAAAAACCATGAAAGCAGTTGTAGCACACGCGCCCGGGGACTATCGGCTCGAAGATGTAGCAGTACCACGGCCCAGTGAAGGAGAAATCCTTGTAAAAGTAGAAGCCTGTGGAGTATGTGCCGGCGATGTTAAGGCGGAACACGGAGCCTCCCGCTTTTTGGGCGGAGACGGAACCCCGCCGTATATAAAAGCGCCGGTAATTCCTGGACACGAATTTCTTGGCGAAATAGTGGAAATTGGAGCCGGGGTAAAGGGTCGTTTCGCGATTGGGGACCGGGTGATTTCGGAGCAGATTGTTCCCTGTTGGGAGTGCAAATTTTGTAAAACCGGTCGGCACTGGATGTGTGAGAAGCATGATGTATATGGTTTTCAGAATAATGTAAACGGCGGTATGGCGGAATATATGCTTTTCCCAAAGGAAGCCCTGGTTTATAAGGTGCCCAAGGAAATCCCCATGGAAAAAGCCATTCTTATCGAGCCCTTTGCCTGTTCCAAGCATGCGGTTGACCGCGGGAACATCGGCAATGAGGATGTAGTTGTTCTTTCCGGTGCGGGGACACTGGGCCTGGGAATGGTGGGTGCAATAGCGCTGAAGAACCCTAAAACCCTGGTTGTGCTGGATCTCAAGGACGACAGACTGGATCTGGCAAAGAAGTTCGGTGCTGATATTGTACTGAATCCTTCCAAGGTGGATGTGATCAAAAAGATCCGGGACATGACCGACGGTTACGGCTGCGATGTATATATCGAGGCCACCGGACATCCGGCCAGTGTTCAGCAGGGGCTGGAGGCAATCCGCAAGATGGGAACCTTTGTTGAGTTCAGCGTATTCGGCCAATTGACTACAGTTGACTGGAGCATAATCAGTGATACCAAAGAACTTGACCTTTTCGGCGCTCACCTGAGTCCTTTCTGCTACGAACCGGTAATCGAGTGGATAGGTAATGGCAAGCTTCCTACCGAAGGTGTTGTAACCCATAAACTGCCGTTGTCTGAATACAAAAAGGCATTCGAACTGGCAGGTAAGGGAGAAGGATCCCTGAAGGTTGTACTGGTTCCATAA
- a CDS encoding dihydroxyacetone kinase subunit DhaK — protein MMQRIINNPDQTVEDYLKGFVKAHSDFIIPTSNPRVLKYKNSPKEGKVGIVTGGGSGHKPAFVGYLGKNLVDAVAVGEIFSSPTARSFYDAIKAADSGRGVAVLYGNYAGDNMNVKMAREDAEDDGIEVSTVVANDDVPSAPREQMDKRRGVAGEILMWKAGGAKAALGGSLEEVIRASQKAIDNTRSIGVGLSPCTFPAAGKPNFQIEPGKMEVGIGHHGEPGITVETLKPAKEIAAMSLDRILPDLPFSAGDEVVVLISGLGATPVMELYIFYNEVAEILEGKKISVYRPYVGNYFTSLEMMGVTLTLMKLDDELKELMDMDCYSMGLKQSKV, from the coding sequence ATGATGCAGCGAATTATCAATAATCCGGATCAGACGGTAGAAGATTATCTGAAAGGATTTGTTAAAGCCCATTCTGATTTCATTATTCCAACATCCAATCCCAGGGTTCTTAAGTACAAGAATTCCCCAAAAGAGGGCAAAGTGGGCATTGTAACTGGTGGCGGATCGGGGCATAAACCTGCCTTTGTCGGTTATCTCGGCAAGAACCTTGTGGATGCTGTCGCGGTAGGGGAGATCTTCAGCTCTCCCACCGCCAGGTCTTTCTATGATGCCATTAAAGCCGCGGACAGCGGCAGAGGTGTCGCCGTACTTTATGGAAACTATGCCGGCGACAACATGAATGTCAAAATGGCCAGAGAAGATGCTGAAGACGATGGTATCGAAGTCAGCACTGTTGTTGCTAATGATGATGTACCCAGCGCTCCCAGGGAACAGATGGATAAGCGGCGGGGTGTCGCAGGCGAAATCCTTATGTGGAAGGCCGGCGGCGCCAAAGCGGCCCTTGGCGGTTCTCTTGAGGAGGTAATCCGTGCTTCACAGAAGGCTATAGACAATACCCGAAGTATAGGTGTCGGGCTTTCTCCCTGTACCTTTCCGGCAGCAGGTAAACCGAACTTTCAGATTGAACCCGGTAAAATGGAGGTAGGTATCGGTCATCACGGGGAACCTGGAATCACAGTAGAAACCCTTAAACCGGCAAAAGAGATTGCTGCAATGTCTCTGGACCGGATTCTTCCAGATCTGCCCTTTTCTGCAGGGGATGAGGTGGTTGTCCTGATTAGCGGCCTGGGCGCAACTCCGGTAATGGAGCTTTACATATTCTATAATGAGGTGGCAGAGATTCTCGAAGGAAAAAAAATAAGCGTTTATCGCCCATATGTGGGAAATTACTTCACCAGCCTGGAGATGATGGGTGTGACCCTTACACTTATGAAGCTTGATGACGAACTGAAAGAACTCATGGATATGGACTGCTACTCCATGGGGTTGAAGCAGTCGAAGGTATAG
- the dhaL gene encoding dihydroxyacetone kinase subunit DhaL: protein MGSSFKESDGRIIIDHLIETIHANRAYLSEIDGAIGDGDHGINMDKGFSMAEKELYGRDVGMSEAFKCLGRILVDEIGGSMGPLYGTFFKRMARASKETGNIDTRILYEMLKAAYEGIQSLGNAKVGDKTLVDTLDPAVSALKDAAGKEKNIAAAVEDMISAAEAGWKSTRDLVAKIGRASRLGERSRGVLDAGATSCYLMLKSIGDTVKELATSGD from the coding sequence ATGGGATCAAGTTTTAAAGAATCAGATGGCAGAATTATAATCGATCACCTAATTGAAACCATCCACGCCAACCGGGCTTACCTGAGCGAGATTGACGGAGCCATCGGCGACGGTGACCATGGCATCAACATGGATAAGGGGTTTTCCATGGCGGAGAAGGAGCTTTATGGCCGTGATGTCGGCATGAGCGAAGCCTTCAAATGCCTGGGCCGGATTCTGGTGGATGAAATAGGCGGATCCATGGGCCCTCTTTATGGGACCTTTTTTAAGCGAATGGCCCGAGCCAGCAAAGAAACAGGGAACATCGATACCCGCATACTCTATGAGATGCTGAAAGCAGCTTATGAAGGTATTCAGAGTCTGGGTAATGCAAAAGTGGGAGATAAAACCCTGGTAGATACCCTGGATCCCGCAGTATCTGCACTGAAAGATGCAGCCGGAAAAGAGAAGAATATTGCTGCAGCGGTTGAGGATATGATTTCAGCTGCCGAAGCGGGATGGAAATCCACCAGGGACCTGGTCGCGAAGATAGGCCGCGCCAGTCGTCTCGGAGAACGATCCCGGGGTGTTCTGGATGCCGGAGCTACAAGCTGTTATTTGATGCTGAAAAGTATTGGAGATACTGTTAAGGAACTGGCAACATCCGGAGATTAG
- a CDS encoding sugar phosphate isomerase/epimerase family protein yields the protein MKKQNFESKNEAIDEAFADLKHKKPDALKKRMNLSWSNWGFGQEKLEVSVERLKTNGFEYIELHGNHYGPDLGYKPQEIRKILADYDMKVSGVCGMFSEDNDMASNQNVSRQAALDYIRREVDFTAEMGGYYLLVVPAAVGRPASYDDAEILRSVEALRIVAHKFSDTGVKAAIEPIRSAEVSIVHTVKEAREYIRLVDCPGIGHINGDIYHMLTEEDHIPSAILDAGDMLTNLHAADTNRCALGDGSLDLDRIIQALYLIGYNRDGCFFTPEPLGPGGDPYPAMHGIPDTKKLDVLVSDTVNYFRERESLLIGA from the coding sequence ATGAAGAAGCAGAATTTTGAGTCGAAAAATGAGGCGATAGATGAGGCTTTTGCTGATTTGAAGCATAAAAAGCCTGACGCACTGAAGAAAAGGATGAATCTCTCCTGGAGCAACTGGGGGTTTGGCCAGGAAAAACTTGAAGTTTCGGTAGAACGATTAAAAACGAACGGGTTTGAATATATTGAGCTCCATGGTAATCACTATGGCCCGGATCTGGGCTACAAGCCGCAGGAAATCCGAAAAATTCTTGCCGACTATGACATGAAGGTCTCCGGCGTCTGCGGTATGTTCTCTGAAGATAACGATATGGCATCCAATCAGAATGTCAGCCGACAAGCTGCTCTGGATTACATAAGGCGGGAGGTTGATTTTACCGCGGAAATGGGAGGATATTACCTGTTGGTTGTTCCTGCTGCAGTTGGGAGGCCGGCATCCTATGACGACGCGGAGATTCTCCGCAGTGTTGAAGCTTTGCGAATTGTGGCCCACAAATTCAGCGACACCGGCGTAAAAGCGGCTATTGAGCCCATCCGCTCGGCGGAAGTAAGCATTGTGCATACCGTAAAGGAGGCCAGAGAATACATACGCCTGGTTGATTGCCCCGGGATCGGACATATAAACGGTGATATATACCATATGCTCACCGAAGAAGACCATATACCAAGCGCGATCTTGGATGCAGGTGATATGCTGACTAACCTTCATGCTGCAGATACCAACCGCTGCGCCCTAGGTGATGGTTCACTGGATCTGGACCGGATAATACAGGCTCTTTATCTTATTGGTTATAACCGTGATGGCTGCTTCTTTACCCCGGAACCCCTCGGCCCCGGCGGCGATCCTTATCCGGCGATGCACGGAATTCCTGACACAAAAAAACTGGACGTCCTGGTTTCGGATACGGTCAACTATTTTCGAGAGCGTGAATCTTTGCTGATCGGTGCCTGA
- a CDS encoding IS5 family transposase (programmed frameshift) translates to MEITPEQFAIIEDLLPVQRGNVKLLNLDVLNAVLHIAEHGCKWRGLPERFGNWHSVYMRANRWAKQGVLEKVFLALQEAEIINIRVDHVSLDSTAVKVHPDGTGAFKKNGPQSIGKSRAGWTTKIHMVAAGAQTAVTFSLSPGQAGDAPEGRKLLNTLKDKRWKGTKVLMDRAYEGDETRQLVLDLEMAPVVPPKRNRRNPWEYDKELYKKRNEVERLFRRLKGFRRIFSRFEKLDVMFVFFIHFALIVDTLFSVNRP, encoded by the exons ATGGAAATTACCCCAGAACAGTTTGCCATAATAGAAGACTTATTACCGGTTCAACGAGGAAACGTGAAACTTTTAAATCTTGATGTCCTTAATGCGGTCCTGCATATTGCTGAACATGGTTGTAAGTGGCGAGGACTCCCTGAGAGATTCGGGAATTGGCATAGTGTCTATATGAGAGCCAATCGCTGGGCTAAGCAAGGTGTACTCGAGAAGGTTTTTCTCGCCCTTCAAGAGGCAGAAATTATCAATATTCGGGTTGATCATGTCTCTTTGGATAGTACGGCTGTCAAGGTCCATCCCGATGGAACGGGCGCTT TTAAAAAAAACGGTCCTCAATCTATCGGAAAGTCGAGGGCCGGATGGACAACCAAGATTCACATGGTGGCGGCCGGGGCTCAAACAGCCGTAACTTTCTCGTTATCTCCCGGTCAGGCCGGAGATGCCCCCGAAGGCCGAAAGCTCTTAAACACCTTGAAAGATAAGAGATGGAAAGGCACCAAGGTTCTCATGGACAGGGCCTATGAAGGCGATGAGACCAGGCAACTGGTTCTTGACCTTGAGATGGCACCAGTGGTGCCTCCCAAACGAAATAGGCGTAATCCCTGGGAATATGACAAGGAACTGTATAAAAAACGTAATGAAGTAGAGCGACTATTCCGTCGTCTTAAGGGCTTTCGGCGCATTTTTTCCCGATTTGAGAAATTAGATGTGATGTTTGTGTTTTTTATCCACTTCGCTTTAATTGTTGATACCCTTTTTAGTGTGAACAGGCCATAG
- a CDS encoding YiiD C-terminal domain-containing protein: MDINEMQNFVEESIPLVKQAGFVIRELDDSEVVVEGDRRLNYNHHNTVFGGSISTILILASWLMVRRLLEYHNPEVSIVIERHFTDYLLPVDGNFVARCRRPAESEIKALEHELANRGRGRLELPAFLFQEGSSRAAASFAGTFYCRV; encoded by the coding sequence ATGGATATAAATGAAATGCAGAATTTTGTGGAGGAGAGTATTCCTCTGGTAAAGCAGGCGGGCTTTGTTATTCGGGAACTGGACGATAGTGAGGTCGTTGTGGAGGGCGATCGGAGGTTGAATTATAACCACCACAACACTGTTTTTGGCGGAAGCATCAGCACCATTCTGATCCTTGCAAGCTGGCTGATGGTCCGGCGATTGCTTGAATACCATAATCCGGAGGTATCCATAGTCATCGAACGCCACTTTACCGATTATCTTTTACCGGTGGATGGGAACTTTGTTGCCCGCTGCAGGCGTCCTGCAGAAAGTGAGATTAAAGCTCTGGAGCATGAACTCGCAAACCGGGGGCGGGGACGGCTTGAGCTGCCGGCGTTTCTGTTTCAGGAAGGATCCTCCCGGGCGGCGGCCAGCTTTGCAGGCACCTTTTACTGCAGGGTGTGA